The Pseudofrankia inefficax genome window below encodes:
- a CDS encoding O-methyltransferase has product MPDTDIGAQDRAAAFAEGFLLEDPILRAARARAEEVGILPISPGAGAVLRFLAASVGARAVVEIGTGTGVSGTWLLRGMRPDGTLTTIDVEAEHLRLARRTYADAGMAPNRSRLITGRGLDVLPRLTDGAYDLVFCDADRREGTEYLIQALRLLRPGGVVAFAGILIDGLAADPAVRNPEIMAIRELATAVRDDARLTPMLLNSGDGLLVAAVAKSYPVG; this is encoded by the coding sequence ATGCCGGACACCGACATCGGCGCACAAGATCGAGCCGCCGCCTTCGCCGAGGGCTTCCTGTTGGAAGACCCGATTCTTCGTGCTGCCCGCGCCCGCGCCGAGGAGGTCGGGATTCTCCCGATCAGCCCCGGAGCCGGTGCGGTGCTGCGATTCCTCGCCGCGTCCGTGGGCGCGCGTGCCGTCGTCGAGATCGGTACCGGGACGGGCGTCTCGGGTACCTGGCTGCTGCGGGGCATGCGGCCGGACGGCACGCTGACCACGATCGACGTCGAGGCCGAGCATCTGCGCCTGGCCCGGCGCACCTACGCGGACGCCGGGATGGCGCCCAACCGGAGCCGGCTGATCACCGGCCGCGGGCTGGACGTGCTTCCCCGCCTCACCGACGGGGCCTATGACCTGGTGTTCTGTGACGCCGACCGGCGCGAGGGCACCGAGTACCTCATCCAGGCGCTGCGGCTGCTGCGCCCGGGTGGCGTGGTGGCGTTCGCCGGCATCCTGATCGACGGCCTGGCCGCCGACCCCGCGGTGCGCAACCCGGAGATCATGGCCATCCGCGAGCTGGCGACCGCTGTGCGCGACGATGCCCGTCTGACGCCGATGTTGCTGAACTCCGGCGACGGACTGTTGGTTGCCGCCGTCGCGAAGTCCTATCCGGTCGGATAG
- a CDS encoding DUF3117 domain-containing protein translates to MAAMKPRTGDGPLEVTKEGRGIVMRVPLEGGGRLVVELTADEASALGDALKTAVG, encoded by the coding sequence ATGGCGGCCATGAAGCCGCGGACGGGTGACGGTCCGCTCGAGGTCACCAAGGAAGGGCGGGGGATCGTGATGCGCGTCCCGCTCGAGGGCGGCGGCCGGCTCGTCGTCGAGCTCACCGCCGACGAGGCGAGCGCGCTGGGCGACGCCCTCAAGACCGCGGTCGGTTAG
- a CDS encoding DivIVA domain-containing protein → MVLAIEILVVAALVFVVAALAVGWFDRMAPAPPDAAPTGLPAAGPVGAREVGGVRLNLAFRGYRMAEVDALLARLAGELAWRDEELARRDDELVRLATFAHADATQGPAGGAEGATPGASPGTPTDGHTQWTGLDG, encoded by the coding sequence GTGGTGCTCGCTATCGAGATCCTCGTCGTCGCCGCGCTGGTGTTCGTCGTCGCGGCGCTGGCTGTCGGCTGGTTCGACCGGATGGCCCCCGCTCCGCCGGACGCGGCGCCAACCGGCCTGCCCGCCGCCGGCCCGGTCGGCGCGCGCGAGGTCGGTGGTGTCCGGCTCAACCTCGCCTTCCGCGGCTACCGGATGGCCGAGGTGGACGCGCTGCTCGCCCGGCTGGCCGGCGAGCTGGCCTGGCGGGACGAGGAGCTGGCCCGCCGTGACGACGAGCTGGTCCGGCTCGCCACGTTCGCGCACGCCGACGCGACGCAGGGCCCGGCCGGGGGTGCCGAAGGCGCCACACCCGGCGCCTCGCCCGGGACGCCCACCGACGGCCACACCCAGTGGACCGGCCTCGACGGATAA
- the folP gene encoding dihydropteroate synthase — translation MAIVNRTPDSFFDKGATYGESEALAAVERAIAEGAGIIDIGGVKAAPGAEISAAEELRRIGGFVARVRAAHPDVVISVDTYRAEVGRVVVAEGADLLNDAWGGVEPELAEVAAAGGVGLVCTHAGHLPPRTRPHRMTYQDVVADIVATTCGLAERAVALGVRPDAVVIDPGHDFGKNSRHSMEATRRTDELVATGWPVLMAMSNKDFVGEALDTPVEERLEGTLAATAVSAWLGARIFRAHQVAATRRALRMVAAIRGDADLTVARRGLA, via the coding sequence ATGGCCATCGTGAACCGGACGCCGGACTCCTTCTTCGACAAGGGCGCGACCTACGGCGAGAGCGAGGCGCTCGCCGCCGTCGAGCGCGCGATCGCCGAGGGCGCCGGCATCATCGACATCGGCGGGGTGAAGGCCGCTCCGGGAGCCGAGATCAGCGCGGCCGAGGAACTGCGCCGGATCGGCGGGTTCGTCGCCCGGGTGCGCGCGGCCCACCCGGACGTCGTGATCAGCGTCGACACCTATCGGGCCGAGGTCGGCCGGGTCGTCGTCGCGGAGGGCGCGGACCTGCTCAACGACGCCTGGGGCGGTGTCGAGCCGGAACTCGCCGAGGTGGCGGCCGCGGGCGGCGTGGGCCTGGTCTGCACCCACGCCGGGCACCTGCCGCCACGCACGCGGCCGCACCGGATGACCTACCAGGACGTGGTTGCCGACATCGTCGCGACCACCTGCGGCCTCGCGGAGCGGGCCGTCGCGCTCGGGGTGCGCCCGGACGCGGTGGTGATCGACCCGGGGCACGACTTCGGCAAGAACAGCCGCCATTCGATGGAGGCGACCAGGCGGACCGACGAGCTCGTCGCCACCGGCTGGCCGGTGCTCATGGCGATGTCCAACAAGGACTTCGTCGGCGAGGCCCTCGACACGCCCGTCGAGGAGCGGCTGGAGGGCACGCTGGCCGCCACCGCCGTCAGCGCCTGGCTCGGTGCCCGGATCTTCCGAGCCCACCAGGTCGCGGCGACCCGCCGGGCCCTGCGGATGGTCGCGGCGATCCGCGGCGACGCCGACCTCACCGTCGCGCGCCGCGGGCTCGCGTAG
- a CDS encoding leucyl aminopeptidase family protein — MLAVVVLSSAQADTADGTIAAAGGPAVGDQNGASPAGTTVGIVSPAAAGACADLGLDLDTLLTAHNVGGDAGSVLVVPLARAEAPTRLLLVGAGGGGLGEWRTAGAALARRAGSGDRVVALVADPEPAQLAALTEGLALAAYKQPKGPGEPIATDDLDADGDHTDGAERGAADVEAGDLSAGTTDLTGAERDADGAAEPAGETDELPPAAAESAPAAAGGPGLDEVIVWYSGALTSTELAEATEAVRRASVLARAVLTARDLINTPSLVKSPEWLARRAMAAARAAGLDAALLDATELAAGGFGGLTHVGGGSSRPPYLVELRYQGPPAEDGPAARHRVLVGKGITFDSGGLSLKPPGSMTSMKTDMSGAAAVLATMAALPELGAPGKVTGLLCIAENMIGGAAVRPGDVISCWGGTTVEVLNTDAEGRLVLADGLAYAAGALGAEVLVDLATLTGAVSIALGRRTAGLFASDDALAGELTAAAELAGERVWRLPLVEEYRPALESTVADLANMGSALNVGGGSIAAALFLREFTAGLPWAHLDIAGTARSDADDAEITRGGTGWGVRTLLRWLTADPTLAE; from the coding sequence GTGCTCGCAGTGGTCGTCCTGTCGTCTGCCCAGGCCGACACGGCCGACGGGACTATCGCCGCGGCCGGCGGCCCGGCGGTGGGCGACCAGAACGGCGCCTCGCCGGCCGGTACCACCGTGGGCATCGTCAGCCCCGCGGCCGCCGGAGCCTGCGCCGACCTCGGCCTCGATCTCGACACGCTGCTGACCGCGCACAACGTCGGTGGTGATGCCGGCTCGGTGCTGGTGGTCCCGCTGGCCCGAGCCGAGGCGCCGACCCGGCTGCTGCTGGTCGGCGCGGGCGGCGGCGGCCTCGGGGAGTGGCGGACCGCCGGAGCGGCCCTCGCCCGCAGGGCCGGCAGTGGCGACCGGGTGGTGGCCCTGGTCGCCGACCCGGAGCCGGCGCAACTCGCCGCGCTCACCGAGGGTCTGGCACTGGCCGCCTACAAGCAGCCCAAGGGCCCGGGCGAGCCCATCGCGACGGATGACCTGGACGCCGACGGCGACCACACGGACGGTGCCGAGCGCGGCGCGGCGGACGTCGAGGCGGGTGACCTCTCGGCCGGCACGACCGACCTGACGGGTGCCGAACGCGACGCCGACGGCGCGGCCGAGCCCGCTGGCGAGACCGACGAGCTCCCGCCGGCCGCGGCCGAGAGCGCGCCGGCGGCAGCGGGCGGCCCGGGCCTCGACGAGGTCATCGTCTGGTACTCGGGTGCGCTGACGTCGACCGAGCTGGCCGAGGCCACCGAGGCGGTCCGCCGGGCGTCGGTGCTCGCGCGCGCCGTGTTGACCGCCCGAGACCTGATCAACACCCCCAGTCTGGTCAAGTCCCCGGAGTGGCTCGCGCGACGGGCGATGGCGGCGGCCCGCGCCGCCGGGCTCGACGCGGCCCTGCTGGACGCCACGGAGCTCGCCGCCGGCGGGTTCGGCGGGCTGACCCACGTCGGTGGTGGCTCGTCCCGGCCGCCGTATCTGGTCGAGCTGCGCTACCAGGGCCCACCGGCCGAGGACGGCCCGGCCGCCCGGCACCGGGTGCTCGTCGGCAAGGGGATCACCTTCGACTCCGGTGGTCTCTCCCTCAAGCCTCCCGGGTCGATGACCAGCATGAAGACCGACATGTCCGGCGCGGCGGCCGTGCTCGCGACCATGGCCGCGCTGCCGGAGCTGGGCGCGCCCGGCAAGGTCACCGGCCTGCTCTGCATCGCCGAGAACATGATCGGCGGCGCGGCCGTGCGGCCGGGCGACGTCATCAGCTGCTGGGGCGGGACGACCGTCGAGGTGCTCAACACCGACGCGGAGGGCCGGCTGGTGCTCGCCGACGGGCTCGCCTACGCCGCCGGAGCGCTCGGCGCCGAGGTGCTCGTCGACCTCGCGACCCTGACCGGAGCGGTCTCGATCGCGCTCGGCCGGCGGACGGCCGGGCTGTTCGCGAGCGACGACGCGCTGGCCGGCGAGCTGACGGCCGCGGCGGAGCTGGCCGGCGAGCGGGTCTGGCGGCTGCCGCTGGTCGAGGAGTACCGCCCGGCGCTCGAGTCGACGGTCGCCGATCTGGCCAACATGGGCTCGGCCCTCAACGTCGGTGGCGGGTCGATCGCGGCCGCGCTCTTCCTGCGTGAGTTCACCGCCGGCCTGCCGTGGGCCCACCTGGACATCGCCGGCACCGCCCGGTCGGATGCCGACGACGCCGAGATCACCCGCGGCGGCACGGGCTGGGGTGTGCGCACACTGCTGCGCTGGCTGACCGCCGACCCCACGCTGGCCGAGTAG
- a CDS encoding TIGR00730 family Rossman fold protein, protein MGAPVPPNDGPRRYEPGEFPTPPPEQRRGPQLARRSQIRHSTSDERLLANRGSGDFTHADPWRVLRIQSEFVEGFDLLADLPRAVTVFGSARVPRDHPDYEVGRRLGAALVEAGFAVITGGGPGAMEAANRGAQEAGGLSVGLGIELPFEQKLNDWVDLGVSFRYFFVRKTMFVKYAEAFVILPGGLGTLDELFEALTLVQTGKVRRFPVVLLGTDYWRGLLDWLRGTVVGTARMKDTDLDLFSLTDDVDEAVRLVVDGIASSTPPQPRGR, encoded by the coding sequence CTGGGCGCTCCGGTACCGCCGAACGACGGTCCGCGCCGGTACGAGCCGGGCGAGTTCCCGACCCCGCCGCCGGAGCAGCGCCGCGGCCCGCAGCTGGCCCGCCGCAGCCAGATCCGGCACTCCACCTCCGACGAACGGCTGCTGGCCAACCGCGGCTCCGGGGACTTCACCCACGCGGACCCGTGGCGGGTGCTGCGCATCCAGAGCGAGTTCGTCGAGGGCTTCGACCTGCTCGCCGACCTGCCGCGCGCGGTGACCGTCTTCGGCTCGGCCCGGGTGCCGCGCGACCACCCGGACTACGAGGTCGGCCGCCGGCTGGGTGCCGCGCTGGTCGAGGCGGGCTTCGCGGTGATCACTGGAGGCGGGCCGGGCGCGATGGAGGCGGCGAACCGGGGTGCCCAGGAGGCCGGCGGCCTCTCGGTCGGCCTCGGCATCGAGCTGCCGTTCGAGCAGAAGCTCAACGACTGGGTGGACCTCGGCGTCAGCTTCCGGTACTTCTTCGTCCGTAAGACGATGTTCGTGAAGTACGCCGAGGCGTTCGTCATCCTGCCGGGTGGGCTCGGCACGCTTGACGAGCTGTTCGAGGCGCTCACCCTGGTCCAGACCGGCAAGGTCCGCAGGTTCCCGGTCGTGCTGCTCGGCACCGACTACTGGCGCGGCCTGCTCGACTGGCTGCGCGGCACCGTCGTCGGCACCGCCCGGATGAAGGACACCGACCTCGACCTGTTCTCGCTCACCGACGACGTCGACGAGGCCGTCCGGCTGGTTGTGGACGGCATCGCCTCCAGCACGCCGCCCCAGCCCCGGGGCCGGTAG
- a CDS encoding TIGR00730 family Rossman fold protein, whose translation MRICVYCSSSERIDPGYVLLAGQVGTELAARGHSLVSGGGSISCMGAVARSARAGGASTLGVIPRKLLDLEVSDTDADELIVTETMRERKAIMDERADAFLALPGGLGTLEELFEIWVAAMLGMHAKPIVVLDPDGVFAHLHTLVDGLVDRGFVRPEARALLRWSTTPAEALDFLEAAGVGSAVNPTVGEAIEAAAPPID comes from the coding sequence ATGAGGATCTGCGTCTACTGTTCGTCGTCGGAGCGGATCGACCCGGGGTACGTCCTGCTCGCCGGCCAGGTGGGCACGGAGCTCGCGGCGCGCGGCCACTCGCTGGTCTCCGGCGGCGGCTCGATCTCCTGCATGGGCGCGGTCGCCCGGTCGGCGCGGGCCGGCGGGGCGAGCACCCTCGGGGTGATCCCGCGCAAGCTGCTCGACCTGGAGGTCAGCGACACCGACGCCGACGAGCTGATCGTGACCGAGACCATGCGGGAACGTAAGGCCATCATGGACGAGCGGGCCGACGCCTTCCTGGCGCTGCCCGGTGGCCTCGGCACCCTCGAGGAGCTGTTCGAGATCTGGGTGGCGGCCATGCTGGGCATGCACGCCAAGCCGATCGTCGTGCTCGACCCGGACGGCGTCTTCGCCCATCTGCACACGCTCGTCGACGGCCTCGTCGACCGGGGCTTCGTGCGTCCCGAGGCCCGCGCGCTGCTGCGGTGGTCGACCACCCCGGCCGAGGCGCTGGACTTCCTCGAAGCCGCCGGCGTCGGCTCGGCCGTCAACCCCACCGTCGGCGAGGCGATCGAGGCGGCGGCACCCCCGATCGACTGA